GGCGCCGCCTCACCCGTTCCTGCGCATCCGGGCGCCGACGGAGCCGTTGAGCCGCTCCACCGCCAGCCGGACGGCCTTGCGCTCGTTGGGGAACGCCAGGCGCTCCTCGAGGACGTCGAGCCCGATCCACGCCGCCTCGACGGCCTCGTGGTCCGGGTCGTTCTCCACCGTCACCTCGCCGCCGAGGGCCTGCAGGAGGAACAGGTGCACGGTCTTGTGGATGCGGTGCCCGTCGGCGAAGAACCAGTAGTCGATCGCCCCGAGCGACTCCAGCACCCGCCCGTCGATGCCGGTCTCCTCGGCGATCTCGCGCACGGCGGCCTGCTCGGGCGTCTCCGCGCCCTCCAGGTGGCCCTTGGGCAGGCACCACTCGAGCCGTCCGGAGCGGTTCTTGCGGCAGATGACCGCCACCCGCATGGGGTCCGTGGCCATGTCCACCACGAGCCCGCCGGAGGACACCTCGGTCCTCGTGGGCGGCGGGGTCATCGCAGCAGGGTACGGCGAGCGCGCTGCGGGCCGTGGCACCCTGACCGCCGTGCCCGAAGACCGCCCTGCCGCCCTGCGTCGTGCCACGGCGGCCATCGTGGGCCTCGCCCCCGTCACCGGGGAGCTCGCCGGGCGCTTCGTCGCCGCAGGTCACGAGCTGTCCCTGGTGGGCGGGCCGGTGCGGGACGCGTTCCTCGGCCGGGCCGTCAACGACCTGGACTTCACCACCGACGCGCGCCCCGACGAGGTCGAGCGGGTGCTCACGGGCTGGGCGGACGCCACCTGGGACATGGGCCGCGACTTCGGCACCATCGGCGCCCGGCGGGGCGAGCACACCGTGGAGATCACGACCTACCGGACCGACGCCTACGACGGGGAGACCCGCAAGCCCGTCGTGGTGTTCGGCGACACGCTCGTGGAGGACCTCGAGCGGCGGGACTTCACCGTCAACGCCATGGCCGTCCGGCTGCCGGACCTGGAGTTCGTCGACCCGTTCGGCGGCATGGACGACCTGGTCGCGCGCCGGCTGCGGACCCCCGGCACCCCGGAGCGCTCGTTCGGCGACGACCCGCTGCGGATGATGCGCGCCGCCCGGTTCGCCTCGCAGGTGGGGATGACGCCCGACCCGGCCGCGCTCGCCGCCATGACGGCCATGTCCGACCGGCTGTCGATCGTGTCCGCGGAGCGCGTCCGCGACGAGCTCGTCAAGCTCCTGCTCGGCCGGGACCCCCGGGCCGGGCTCACCCTGCTCGTGGACACCGGGCTGGCCGAGCACGTGCTGCCGGAGCTGCCCGCGCTGCGGCTGGAGGTCGACGAGCACCACCGCCACAAGGACGTCTACGAGCACACCCTCACGGTGCTCGAGCAGGCGATCGCCCTCGAGGGCGACCACCGCGACCCGGACGCCGTCGTGCCCGGGCCGGACCTGGTGCTCCGTCTCGCGGCGCTCATGCACGACGTCGGCAAGCCGGGGACGCGCCGCTTCGAGCCCGGCGGCGGGGTGAGCTTCCACCACCACGAGGTGGTCGGCGCCAAGCTCACGGCCGCCCGGCTCCGCGCCCTCCGCTTCGACAAGCAGACCGTCAAGGACGTGTCGCGCCTGGTCGAGCTCCACCTCCGCTTCCACGGCTACGGCGACGGGGTGTGGACGGACTCCGCGGTGCGGCGCTACGTCACCGACGCCGGCCCGCTGCTGCAGCACCTGCACCGGCTCACCCGCTCGGACTCCACGACCCGCAACGCCCGCAAGGCGCAGCGGCTCCGGCTGGCCTACGACGACCTCGAGCGGCGCATCGCCGAGGTGCAGGCGCAGGAGTCTCTCAAGGCGGTCCGGCCCGACCTGGACGGGACGGCCATCATGCGGCTGCTCGACCTTGCCCCCGGCCCCCTGGTGGGCAGGGCCTACACCCACATGCTCGCGGTGCGGATGGACCAGGGGCCTCTCCCGCCGGAGGCCGCCGAGGCCGAGCTGCGCCGCTGGTGGGCCGAGCAGCCGGAGTCCCGGGCCTAGGTCTGCCCGGCCGCTCGTCCTCTGCATCCCGCGACGCTCCCGCACCGGACGGTGCGGCCCCCGGGCCACACCGGGGGGTCTGTGGACGGGCGGGCGGGTCAGCCGGCTGTGGGCACAGCAGCGACCCCGTGCCTGGCGGCCCGGCGGCAGGCGCGCAGGTAGAGCACGGCCACGACCAGGTACAGCAGGGCGATGAAGGCGTACAGCGGCCGGGAGTAGCCGTCGTCCGGGACGACGAGCGCGCCCAGCGCCGCCGCGAGGATGAAGGCGGCGTTGAAGACCACGTCGTACAGCGAGAACGCCCGGCCGCGGAAGGACTCGTCGACCCCGCGCTGGACGTGGGTGTCCGCGGCGATCTTGACGACCTGGCCCGCCAGGCCGAGGACGAAGGCCCCTGCGGTGAGCGACCAGACGGCGACCCCGAGCGTGTAGAGCATCTCCACCGCGCAGGCGACGAGCAGCGCGAGCACCACCCACCGGTCGAGCCCGGCGAGGCGGGGACCGGGCCGCCCGGCACGCCAGCGCTCCAGGCGCGGCACGGCCGACGGCGTGAGGACGGCCGCGAGCAGGGCGCCGCCCGCCGCGGCCCCGCCGGCCAGGGCGAGCACCCCGAGACCGGACTGCGCGTCGTCGGCCAGGTAGCCCCGGGCGAGCAGGAACGTGGCGATGACGGACAGGCCGTAGGCGAAGCGGTGGGCACCGATCACCCCGATCGCGTCGCGGGGACCGGGCCGGTGCCAGACGTGCGACGCCCCCTCGCGCAGGCCCTGGACGACCGCGCGCAGCGCCTGCGCGGCGCTGGCCCCGGTCCGCTCGTCCGGCCCGAGCGCGCCGCGCCCGATCCGCAGCGCCAGCACCGACGACGTGCCGAACAGCACGGCCGCGGTGGCGATCACGGTCGCGTCGGTGGCGGGTCCGGCGCCGAGCAGGAAGCGGATGCCGAAGCCCAGCCCGAAGCCCGCACCGAACGCCCCGGTCCCCACGGTCGGGGTGATGGCGTTGGCCGTGACCAGCAACGAGCGGTCGACGGTCTTGGGCAGCGCCGCCCCGAGCCCGGCGAGGATGAAGCGGTTGACCGTCAGCGCCGCGAGGACCAGGGCGTACAGACCGACGAGCAGCCCGCCGCCGAACTCGCCGCCGCTGGCCAGCACCAGCGCGGCCACGGCCGCGGCGAGCACCACCCGGACGAGGTTGCTCAGCAGCAGGACGCGCTGGCGCGACCACCGGTCCAGCAGCACGCCCGCGAAGGGACCCACGAGCGTGAACGGCAGGACCGTCGCCGACAGGGCGCCCGCCACCAGGGGGGCGGTCGCGGTCTCGGTCGGGCTGAAGAGGATGTAGCTGGCCAGGCCGGCCTGGAACGCCCCGTCGCCCACCTGGCTGCTCACCCGGACGGCGAGCAGGCGGCGGTACGCCCCCTGCCGCAGCACCGCACCGAACCCCGGGCCGCGCCCGCCCGCGGCCCCGTCGGCCCCGTGAGCCCCGTGAGCCCCGTGAGCCCCGTGAGCCCCGTGAGCCCCGTGAGCCCCGTGAGCCCCGTCGGCCCCGACGTGCGTGCCGGGCCTCGACGTCACGCGTCCACCTGCTCGTCCGCGGGCAGACCGGCGGTGCCGGCGTCGCGGAACGTCCACCAGCGGTACGCGCAGTAGTTGAGCACCGCGTTCGTCGCCGCGGACAGGACCCGTGCAGGGAGCAGGGGCAGCCCCAGCTCGACGAGCAGCGTGACGCCGAAGACGACGAGGACGTAGTCCGCGGCCACCTGCGGCAGGAACCGCCCCAGCTGCCCGCCGGCGTGCCCGTGGGCCGCGTCGAAGGCGAACC
This sequence is a window from Aquipuribacter hungaricus. Protein-coding genes within it:
- a CDS encoding MFS transporter → MLRQGAYRRLLAVRVSSQVGDGAFQAGLASYILFSPTETATAPLVAGALSATVLPFTLVGPFAGVLLDRWSRQRVLLLSNLVRVVLAAAVAALVLASGGEFGGGLLVGLYALVLAALTVNRFILAGLGAALPKTVDRSLLVTANAITPTVGTGAFGAGFGLGFGIRFLLGAGPATDATVIATAAVLFGTSSVLALRIGRGALGPDERTGASAAQALRAVVQGLREGASHVWHRPGPRDAIGVIGAHRFAYGLSVIATFLLARGYLADDAQSGLGVLALAGGAAAGGALLAAVLTPSAVPRLERWRAGRPGPRLAGLDRWVVLALLVACAVEMLYTLGVAVWSLTAGAFVLGLAGQVVKIAADTHVQRGVDESFRGRAFSLYDVVFNAAFILAAALGALVVPDDGYSRPLYAFIALLYLVVAVLYLRACRRAARHGVAAVPTAG
- a CDS encoding CCA tRNA nucleotidyltransferase, producing MSTTSPPEDTSVLVGGGVIAAGYGERAAGRGTLTAVPEDRPAALRRATAAIVGLAPVTGELAGRFVAAGHELSLVGGPVRDAFLGRAVNDLDFTTDARPDEVERVLTGWADATWDMGRDFGTIGARRGEHTVEITTYRTDAYDGETRKPVVVFGDTLVEDLERRDFTVNAMAVRLPDLEFVDPFGGMDDLVARRLRTPGTPERSFGDDPLRMMRAARFASQVGMTPDPAALAAMTAMSDRLSIVSAERVRDELVKLLLGRDPRAGLTLLVDTGLAEHVLPELPALRLEVDEHHRHKDVYEHTLTVLEQAIALEGDHRDPDAVVPGPDLVLRLAALMHDVGKPGTRRFEPGGGVSFHHHEVVGAKLTAARLRALRFDKQTVKDVSRLVELHLRFHGYGDGVWTDSAVRRYVTDAGPLLQHLHRLTRSDSTTRNARKAQRLRLAYDDLERRIAEVQAQESLKAVRPDLDGTAIMRLLDLAPGPLVGRAYTHMLAVRMDQGPLPPEAAEAELRRWWAEQPESRA
- a CDS encoding GtrA family protein → MSPVAGQEPRGSWPARVYRHSLTRFLFFSAVGLTFDLTVLALMDALTPLPYQASVTIAFVLTYALNFCLNRWFAFDAAHGHAGGQLGRFLPQVAADYVLVVFGVTLLVELGLPLLPARVLSAATNAVLNYCAYRWWTFRDAGTAGLPADEQVDA
- a CDS encoding NUDIX hydrolase, producing the protein MTPPPTRTEVSSGGLVVDMATDPMRVAVICRKNRSGRLEWCLPKGHLEGAETPEQAAVREIAEETGIDGRVLESLGAIDYWFFADGHRIHKTVHLFLLQALGGEVTVENDPDHEAVEAAWIGLDVLEERLAFPNERKAVRLAVERLNGSVGARMRRNG